The Candidatus Methylomirabilota bacterium genomic interval AAGCACACGCGATGGTATTAAGGGCACCATCCAGCCGGATTGCGGGCAGCGAACCTCGACACAGTACAGGTAAGCTTTCGCACGCCACCCATGCCCATCGGTTTCAACGCCCAGCTTATCGATTTCTCCAAGCACCTTGTCCACAAGCTCTTGCTGGCGACGCTCAAGCTGGGCACGCTCATCTGCTGAGCCGCCGATGATCCGGAACGCGCCCCAGGTCAGCATGCAGGCTACCGGGTTGAGGTCGGAGGCGTAGACGTCGCAGCCGAGCCGCGCCGCCTCAAAGGGACTCTGACCGGACCCGCAGAAGGTATCGGCAACGCGCGGCCGGTGACCATAACGCATGATCCCAAGCTGCTCGACCAGCTCCGGGAACGATCGACCGCTCGTGCCCAGGTGCGCATTGACCGCATCCCAGATGTGCTCATGGACAATGTTCGCGACCTCCTCGGGGCGTTTGGCCGCTTCCACTCGTTCGCGGTACCGTGCAAGCGGGAGCATTTGCGCTTCCAGGCGGCGGCGCTCCAACTCGGACATATCATCGCGCCAATGAACCCTGACATCCTCCAATTCCGGCTTGGACCAGTCCACAGGCGCCGACTGGGGTATGGGCGTAGGGGGATCGAAGACGAAGTAATCGGTGATCCGGGTGATGCTCAGGGTGGCGAGGATCTCCTTGGGCTTTGGGCGGCTGGGCCAGCGGGCGACGAACGATTCGTCGTCCATCGCCATCAGCTTCTCGAAGATCTCCAGATCGCGCGTCGGGTCGTTGGTAGCCGGAAGGAGGCAGCCGAGGATGCAGGCTTTGTTCAGAATGAGCGGCTTGCGTCCCTTCCAATACGCGCCAAGCGGCACCAGTGTTTGACCTGCGCCCGCTTTGCGCTCCTTGAACACCTCGGCGGAGAGCTTCTGCACCGGCAGCAGACGCTCGATGAGCGCGGGCTCATCCTTCAGCGCGAACGGTATTACGCCGGCACTCACGCCGAATCCTCGAACAGCGGCAACTTGAACAGATCCTGCTCGATGGGTCGCGGCCGTCGCTTGCGGGACGCGGGCTTCTCGCCATCCGAAAGCGCGAGAAAGAGCGCACGCCGCCAGCCGCGCTGGGTGTCATTCGGCAAGCCGGCCTCGGCGACTGTCACGGAGAAGAGCCACCAGCGCTCTTCGGGGCGCAGCGCCGCCCACTTGCTGCAAATGATCGGAAGCTGCTCTTCGTTGGCGGGCTCGGCCGCCCACGCCAATACGCACAGCTCTTTGCCGAGAAGCCGGTCCACCAGGTTGGTGCCGGTATGCCAGCGGCCGGTCAGGATCTTCGCCGCCTTGAGCCGGTCATTGAATTCACGGCGGGCGATGTGGGCGATGGCCGACCACACCGGACGCGCGATAATGGCGCGTTCCTCCTCCCGCGGGATGCCGCCCTGCTGACCGCGGTAGCCGTAGTCCTCGACGATCACGACCGGCTCATGTCGTGAGGCAAGAATCTCGACGCGGAAGAGATGCGCGCCGTACGCATCGGGCGCGCCGAAGTCGATCGTCTTGGGCCGCTCAATCACTGCTCGACATCCCCTTGCTGCAGCTCAAGACCGAGCTTCCCGGCAAAGTCCTTCAGATCATGGCCCGATGCAAAGTGGGCCTTGCGAAAGGTCATGGTGATCGGCGTGTCCGGCGTGAACTTCTCCAGCACCTTGACGAGCAGCGCTTCGACGAATGCGGCGTCCACGGCAATGTCGCCAATGTTGACGCCGATCATCTGGTTGCCCTGACCCACCGTGAGCACAATACCCTCGAAGGTGGCCGATTTCTCGGCGGCCTGCTTCAGCCCCTCGAAGGTCTTGCTGCGCGAGTCGAGCTTGCGGCCGGTGCGCGAGATGAGGCGTCCGGGCTTTAC includes:
- a CDS encoding DUF3780 domain-containing protein, which codes for MIERPKTIDFGAPDAYGAHLFRVEILASRHEPVVIVEDYGYRGQQGGIPREEERAIIARPVWSAIAHIARREFNDRLKAAKILTGRWHTGTNLVDRLLGKELCVLAWAAEPANEEQLPIICSKWAALRPEERWWLFSVTVAEAGLPNDTQRGWRRALFLALSDGEKPASRKRRPRPIEQDLFKLPLFEDSA